A stretch of Faecalibacterium duncaniae DNA encodes these proteins:
- a CDS encoding VirB4-like conjugal transfer ATPase, CD1110 family: protein MAERKTMTRAVKNPVKRKLTRAEKKEIAAVIQAAKGDGKPRTAQQTIPYLQMYPDGICRVTEKKYSKSLVFEDINYQLAQADDKTAIFENWCDFLNYFDASVSVQLSFINQGARKEKAQAAIEIPAQDDAFNSIRREYADMLKNQLEKGNNGLEKCKYITFSIEADNLAAAKARLSRIETDVLNNFKVLGVTARPMNGQERLNVLHGIFHPEGEPFRFSWDWLVPSGLTTKDFIAPSSFRFGDGRTFRMGRKLGAVSFLEILAPELNDRMLSDILDLENGIIVNLHIRSIDQSEAIKTIKRKITDLDKMKIEEQKKAVRSGYDMDIIPSDLATFGSEAKNLLQDLQSRNERMFLLTFLVVNMADTKRKLDNDIFATAGFAQKNNCALTRLDYLQEAGFMSSIPLGENLIPIQRGLTTSSTAIFIPFITQELFQRGAALYYGLNALSNNMILCDRKQLKNPNGLILGTPGSGKSFAAKREMTNAFLITDDDIIICDPEAEYFSLVQRLGGQVIRLSPAGKGMDGKPQYVNPMDINLNYSEDDNPLALKSDFILSLCELVIGGKEGLQPVEKTVIDRAVRNVYRPFLADPDPAKMPILGDLYNELLKQPEPEAARIAAALELYVSGSLNVFNHRTNVELSNRLVCFDIKQLGKQLKKLGMLIVQDQVWNRVTVNRAEKKATRYYMDEFHLLLKEEQTAAYSVEIWKRFRKWGGIPTAITQNVKDLLSSREVENIFENSDFVLMLNQAQGDRAILAKQLNISPQQMKYVTHTEAGEGLIFYGNVVLPFIDRFPTDTELYCLLTTKPEEVSKP, encoded by the coding sequence ATGGCAGAACGAAAAACCATGACCCGCGCGGTAAAAAATCCCGTGAAGCGTAAGCTGACCCGCGCAGAAAAGAAAGAAATCGCCGCCGTGATACAGGCGGCAAAGGGCGACGGGAAGCCCCGCACCGCACAACAGACCATTCCCTACTTGCAGATGTACCCGGACGGGATTTGCAGGGTAACGGAAAAGAAATACAGTAAAAGCCTTGTCTTTGAAGATATTAACTATCAGCTTGCACAGGCAGACGATAAGACAGCCATTTTTGAAAACTGGTGCGATTTTCTCAACTACTTTGACGCTTCCGTTTCGGTGCAGCTCTCTTTCATCAATCAGGGTGCAAGAAAGGAAAAGGCACAGGCGGCTATCGAAATTCCGGCGCAGGACGACGCTTTTAACTCTATCCGCAGGGAGTACGCGGATATGCTTAAAAATCAGCTTGAAAAAGGCAACAACGGACTGGAAAAGTGCAAGTACATTACCTTTTCCATTGAAGCGGACAATCTTGCGGCGGCAAAAGCCCGCCTTTCCCGTATCGAAACCGACGTACTCAATAATTTTAAGGTGCTTGGTGTAACCGCCCGCCCCATGAACGGACAGGAACGCTTGAACGTACTGCATGGGATTTTCCACCCGGAGGGCGAGCCGTTCCGTTTCTCTTGGGACTGGCTTGTACCGTCCGGGCTTACCACAAAGGACTTTATCGCCCCGTCCTCGTTCCGCTTTGGCGACGGCAGGACGTTTCGCATGGGGCGCAAGCTCGGTGCTGTTAGCTTCCTTGAAATCCTTGCGCCGGAGCTGAACGACCGTATGCTTTCGGACATTCTCGACCTTGAAAACGGAATTATCGTCAATCTGCATATCCGCAGTATCGACCAGAGCGAAGCAATCAAGACTATCAAGCGCAAAATTACCGACCTCGACAAGATGAAGATTGAGGAACAGAAAAAGGCGGTACGCAGCGGGTACGATATGGATATAATTCCGTCCGACCTTGCCACGTTCGGCAGCGAAGCGAAAAATCTCTTGCAGGATTTACAGAGCAGAAATGAAAGAATGTTTCTGCTGACGTTCCTTGTGGTAAACATGGCAGACACGAAGCGGAAACTGGATAATGACATCTTTGCTACGGCGGGCTTTGCACAGAAAAACAACTGCGCTCTGACCCGCCTTGACTATTTGCAGGAAGCGGGCTTTATGTCCTCTATTCCTCTTGGGGAGAACCTTATCCCCATTCAAAGAGGGCTTACGACCAGTAGCACCGCTATTTTTATCCCGTTCATCACGCAGGAGCTTTTCCAAAGGGGTGCAGCCCTTTACTACGGCTTAAATGCCCTTAGTAACAACATGATACTCTGCGACCGCAAGCAACTGAAAAATCCCAACGGGCTTATTCTTGGAACACCGGGAAGCGGTAAATCCTTTGCGGCAAAACGGGAAATGACAAACGCCTTTCTCATTACCGACGACGATATTATTATCTGCGACCCGGAAGCAGAATATTTTTCCCTTGTGCAGCGTTTGGGCGGGCAAGTGATACGTCTGTCGCCTGCCGGAAAAGGCATGGACGGCAAGCCCCAGTATGTGAACCCTATGGATATTAACCTCAACTACTCCGAGGACGACAACCCGCTTGCCTTGAAATCCGACTTTATCCTTTCCCTCTGCGAGCTTGTTATCGGCGGCAAAGAGGGCTTGCAGCCCGTGGAAAAGACCGTCATTGACCGCGCCGTTAGGAATGTGTACCGACCTTTCCTTGCAGACCCCGACCCGGCAAAAATGCCGATTTTGGGCGACCTCTACAACGAACTGCTGAAACAGCCGGAGCCGGAAGCTGCCCGCATTGCGGCGGCATTGGAGCTTTATGTTTCCGGCTCTCTGAACGTCTTTAACCACCGTACCAACGTGGAGCTTTCAAACCGTCTTGTCTGCTTTGATATTAAGCAGCTTGGAAAGCAGCTCAAAAAATTAGGTATGCTCATTGTGCAAGACCAGGTGTGGAACCGCGTGACCGTCAACCGCGCCGAGAAAAAGGCAACCCGTTACTATATGGACGAATTTCATTTGCTTTTGAAAGAGGAACAGACCGCAGCCTATTCTGTGGAGATTTGGAAGCGTTTTCGTAAATGGGGCGGCATACCGACGGCTATCACACAGAACGTCAAAGACCTTTTAAGCAGCCGCGAAGTCGAGAATATCTTTGAAAACTCCGATTTTGTCCTCATGCTCAATCAGGCACAGGGCGACCGGGCTATCCTTGCAAAGCAGCTTAACATCTCCCCGCAGCAGATGAAGTATGTAACCCACACCGAAGCGGGCGAGGGGCTTATCTTTTACGGGAATGTGGTGCTGCCGTTCATTGACCGCTTCCCGACGGACACCGAGCTTTACTGTCTGCTTACGACAAAGCCGGAGGAAGTGAGCAAGCCATGA
- a CDS encoding DNA-methyltransferase, which produces MKTDVIINRDALYALRELPSESVNCCVTSPPYYGLRDYGLDAQIGREDTPEQYIGRLVEVFRELRRVLKDDGTFWLNIADTYCGSGMKAGCKQKDLIGIPWLLAFALRSDGWYLRSDIIWLKENPMPESCRDRPSRCYEHIFLLTKSKKYYYDAAAIAEPIAPGTAARYRQGRSAGHKYAEEVPGQGKVQGINQPRSGSYYDDALMPTTRNKRDVWLINTVPYKGGHFAAYPPKLAETCILAGCPKGGVVIDPFFGSGTTGLAAQSLDRRYIGIELNAEYCALAGARIGGGNT; this is translated from the coding sequence ATGAAAACAGACGTAATCATCAACCGCGACGCCCTCTATGCCCTGCGGGAGCTTCCGAGCGAAAGCGTGAACTGCTGCGTCACAAGCCCGCCTTACTATGGACTAAGGGACTACGGGCTTGACGCGCAGATTGGACGTGAGGACACGCCGGAGCAGTATATCGGGCGGCTTGTGGAAGTGTTCCGGGAGCTGCGCCGGGTACTCAAAGACGACGGGACATTTTGGCTGAATATCGCAGACACATACTGCGGCAGCGGCATGAAAGCGGGCTGCAAGCAAAAGGATTTAATCGGTATTCCGTGGCTTCTTGCCTTTGCCCTGCGCTCTGACGGGTGGTATTTACGCAGCGATATTATCTGGCTGAAAGAAAACCCTATGCCGGAAAGCTGCCGCGACCGACCGAGCCGCTGCTATGAGCATATCTTTTTACTGACGAAATCAAAGAAATATTACTATGACGCTGCCGCCATTGCAGAGCCGATCGCGCCGGGAACGGCTGCGCGCTACAGGCAAGGGCGCAGCGCAGGACACAAATACGCCGAGGAAGTACCAGGACAGGGCAAGGTACAGGGTATCAATCAGCCCCGCAGCGGCAGCTATTATGACGACGCCCTTATGCCGACCACAAGAAACAAGCGGGACGTTTGGCTTATCAATACCGTACCGTACAAGGGCGGGCATTTTGCCGCCTATCCCCCGAAGCTCGCGGAAACGTGCATACTTGCGGGCTGTCCGAAAGGCGGCGTTGTGATAGACCCGTTCTTTGGAAGCGGCACCACCGGGCTTGCAGCGCAAAGCCTTGACCGCCGCTATATCGGCATTGAACTGAACGCCGAGTATTGCGCCCTTGCAGGGGCGCGGATTGGAGGTGGTAACACTTGA
- a CDS encoding VirB6/TrbL-like conjugal transfer protein, CD1112 family — MQSILDAINEWIKEILIGAINGNLSTMFGDVNEKVGTIAAEVGQTPQGWNAGIFSMIQSLSENVIVPIAGLVITYVLCVELISMVTEKNNMHDIDTFMFFKWFFKAWVAVYLVTHTFTITMAVFDMAQHVVSGAAGVIGGNTNIDVDAALSSMQAGLDAMEIPELLLLVMETSLVSLCMKIMSVLITVILYGRMIEIYLYCSVSPIPFATMTNREWGQIGNNYLKALFALGFQGFLIMICVGIYAVLVGSMIVADNLHSAIFSLAAYTVILCFSLFKTGALAKSIFNAH; from the coding sequence ATGCAGAGCATACTTGACGCGATTAACGAATGGATAAAGGAAATCCTCATTGGAGCCATTAACGGTAATCTGTCAACTATGTTCGGGGACGTAAACGAAAAAGTCGGAACTATCGCCGCAGAGGTAGGACAAACCCCGCAGGGGTGGAACGCAGGCATATTTTCCATGATACAGAGTTTGTCGGAAAATGTGATTGTACCCATTGCGGGGCTTGTCATTACCTACGTTCTATGCGTGGAGCTTATCAGCATGGTAACGGAAAAGAACAATATGCACGATATTGACACGTTCATGTTCTTTAAGTGGTTTTTCAAGGCGTGGGTAGCGGTGTATCTCGTTACCCACACCTTTACTATCACTATGGCGGTGTTCGATATGGCGCAGCACGTTGTTTCCGGCGCAGCGGGCGTGATCGGCGGCAATACGAATATCGACGTTGACGCCGCCCTCTCGTCCATGCAAGCCGGACTTGACGCTATGGAAATCCCCGAACTGCTTTTGCTCGTTATGGAAACAAGCCTTGTGAGCCTTTGCATGAAAATCATGTCGGTGCTTATCACGGTTATCCTGTACGGCAGAATGATAGAAATTTACCTTTACTGTTCGGTATCGCCTATCCCGTTTGCAACTATGACCAACAGAGAGTGGGGGCAGATAGGCAACAACTACTTAAAAGCCCTGTTCGCCCTCGGTTTTCAAGGCTTCCTCATAATGATATGCGTCGGCATTTATGCGGTTTTGGTTGGCAGCATGATTGTAGCGGACAACCTGCACAGCGCGATTTTCTCCCTTGCAGCCTACACCGTGATTTTGTGCTTCTCCCTATTCAAAACAGGCGCACTTGCGAAGTCAATATTTAACGCCCATTAA
- a CDS encoding CHAP domain-containing protein, producing MTRDGAIAENQTTGDTERISNRIRDADLQKTPEQQAAQDAMQLPPVSDTSPLPHVPGAAPKADTGKTERVMKHIDAAHTRKASKKAVRKAQAEATAGTKSSRLQFTDEERAAPELEKYIKKSDKAADRLDKAKAAIPKEKKLVKERTFDETTGKGKTRLHFEEKDKPPGFKEKHNPLSRPTQEAGILVHNKIHSVEKDNSGVEGAHKSEEAAERGLKYGARKIKQGYRNHKLKPYREAAKAEKAAFRANMDFQYHKTLHENPQLTSNPISRFWQKQKIKRQYAKEARNTAKGIKGAAERTRKAAAKAAEKTKQTAAFVARHPAGVAIAVGVLLLFIMVMSGLSSCGAMFSGTLNGVLGTSYTSEDSDLVEVENSYAGLENELQSRIDNIERDNPGYDEYRYDLANIGHNPHELASYLTAKYQSYTCAEVQSELQRIFNQQYKLTLTEEVEIRYREEERTDTWTDEDGNEHTDTYTVQVPYEYYILNVKLTNTPLSTIAENNLTPEQLEMYRVYLQTSGNKPLIFGGGSPDTSASEDLSGVDFVNGTRPGNTAIVDLAKRQVGNVGGYPYWSWYGFNSRVEWCACFVSWCYGQMGLSEPRFAACQSQGIPWFTSHGQWGARGYENIAPGDAIFFDWDLDGSADHVGLVIGRDESRVYTVEGNSGDACKIKSYPLDYACIKGYGLMNWN from the coding sequence ATGACCCGCGACGGGGCTATCGCAGAAAATCAGACCACGGGAGACACGGAACGTATCAGCAACCGCATACGGGACGCGGATTTACAAAAGACCCCGGAACAACAGGCGGCACAGGACGCTATGCAGCTTCCCCCGGTATCTGATACAAGCCCGCTTCCCCATGTGCCGGGAGCTGCCCCCAAAGCGGACACAGGCAAAACGGAGCGCGTCATGAAGCATATCGACGCCGCCCATACACGAAAAGCCAGTAAAAAGGCAGTACGAAAAGCACAGGCAGAAGCTACCGCCGGGACGAAATCTTCCCGGCTGCAATTTACCGACGAGGAACGCGCTGCCCCGGAGCTTGAAAAGTATATCAAGAAATCCGATAAAGCCGCCGACCGCTTGGATAAGGCAAAGGCAGCTATCCCCAAAGAAAAGAAACTGGTAAAAGAGCGCACCTTTGACGAAACCACCGGGAAAGGCAAGACCCGCCTGCACTTTGAGGAAAAGGACAAGCCGCCCGGATTTAAGGAGAAGCACAACCCGCTATCCCGCCCCACACAGGAAGCCGGGATTTTGGTACATAACAAAATCCATTCTGTCGAAAAGGATAATTCCGGCGTGGAGGGCGCACACAAGAGCGAGGAAGCCGCAGAACGGGGATTGAAGTACGGGGCGCGGAAAATCAAGCAGGGCTACCGCAACCATAAGCTGAAACCCTACCGGGAAGCGGCAAAGGCAGAAAAAGCGGCTTTTCGGGCAAATATGGACTTTCAGTATCACAAGACCCTGCATGAGAACCCGCAGCTAACCAGTAACCCCATTTCCCGGTTTTGGCAGAAGCAGAAAATCAAGCGGCAGTATGCAAAGGAAGCCCGCAATACCGCAAAGGGTATCAAGGGCGCGGCAGAACGCACCCGCAAGGCGGCAGCCAAAGCCGCCGAGAAAACGAAGCAGACCGCAGCATTTGTGGCAAGGCACCCGGCGGGTGTGGCAATCGCTGTCGGGGTGCTACTGCTCTTTATCATGGTTATGTCCGGGCTGTCCTCTTGTGGGGCAATGTTTTCCGGCACGTTAAACGGCGTGCTTGGAACGTCCTATACGTCCGAGGACAGCGACCTTGTGGAAGTGGAAAACAGCTACGCAGGATTGGAAAACGAGCTGCAAAGCAGGATTGACAATATCGAGCGCGACAATCCGGGCTATGACGAGTACCGCTATGACCTTGCAAATATCGGACACAATCCCCATGAATTAGCGTCTTATCTGACCGCAAAATACCAAAGCTACACCTGCGCCGAGGTACAGAGCGAATTACAGCGGATTTTCAATCAACAATACAAGCTGACGCTAACCGAGGAAGTGGAAATACGCTACCGGGAGGAAGAACGCACCGACACATGGACAGATGAGGACGGCAACGAGCATACGGACACCTACACGGTACAAGTGCCTTATGAGTATTACATCTTGAACGTCAAGCTGACGAATACCCCACTATCCACCATTGCGGAAAACAATCTGACCCCGGAACAACTGGAAATGTACCGGGTGTACTTACAGACAAGCGGGAACAAGCCCCTTATCTTTGGCGGCGGCTCTCCCGACACTTCCGCGTCGGAAGATTTAAGCGGCGTGGACTTTGTAAACGGAACGCGCCCCGGCAATACCGCTATCGTTGACCTTGCAAAACGGCAAGTCGGAAATGTGGGCGGCTATCCGTATTGGAGCTGGTACGGCTTTAATTCCCGCGTGGAATGGTGCGCCTGTTTCGTGTCCTGGTGCTACGGGCAAATGGGACTTTCCGAGCCGCGCTTTGCCGCCTGCCAGTCGCAGGGTATTCCGTGGTTTACTTCTCACGGACAATGGGGAGCGCGGGGCTATGAAAACATTGCCCCCGGCGACGCTATCTTTTTTGACTGGGATTTAGACGGCAGCGCAGACCATGTAGGACTTGTTATCGGCAGGGACGAAAGCCGCGTCTATACCGTGGAGGGCAATTCCGGCGACGCCTGCAAGATTAAGAGCTATCCCCTTGACTATGCCTGTATCAAAGGGTACGGGCTGATGAACTGGAACTGA
- a CDS encoding Maff2 family mobile element protein: MAFFNSAVGVLQTLVIALGAGLGIWGVINLLEGYGNDNPGAKSQGMKQLMAGGGVALIGGTLVPLLSGLFG, encoded by the coding sequence ATGGCATTTTTCAACAGCGCAGTAGGCGTTTTACAGACACTCGTTATCGCTCTCGGAGCAGGTCTTGGCATTTGGGGCGTTATCAACCTCTTGGAGGGCTACGGAAATGACAACCCAGGTGCAAAAAGCCAGGGCATGAAGCAGCTCATGGCGGGCGGCGGCGTTGCCCTTATCGGTGGCACCCTTGTACCTCTGCTTTCCGGCCTGTTCGGTTAA
- a CDS encoding PrgI family protein translates to MAYVPVPKDLSKIKTKVAFNLTKRQIICFAAALAMGLPLFFLLKDSAGTSMAAFAMIVVMLPCFLLAMYEKHGQPLEIVIKNVIQTKFIRPKERPYQTENFYAVIEKQRKLEKEVSAIVNGRTKNHDPRGKKSREA, encoded by the coding sequence TTGGCGTATGTACCCGTACCCAAAGACTTATCAAAAATCAAAACGAAAGTCGCTTTTAATCTGACAAAGCGGCAGATTATATGTTTTGCGGCAGCCCTCGCTATGGGACTACCGCTTTTCTTTTTGCTCAAAGACAGCGCGGGAACAAGCATGGCGGCATTTGCAATGATTGTCGTTATGCTTCCCTGCTTCCTCTTGGCAATGTATGAAAAACACGGGCAGCCCCTTGAAATCGTGATAAAGAACGTCATTCAGACAAAGTTTATCCGACCAAAGGAACGCCCCTATCAGACGGAAAATTTTTATGCCGTCATAGAAAAACAACGAAAACTGGAAAAGGAGGTATCGGCTATTGTCAATGGCAGAACGAAAAACCATGACCCGCGCGGTAAAAAATCCCGTGAAGCGTAA
- a CDS encoding DUF4315 family protein, whose product MAMSKIERIDKEIQKTREKITEYQNRLRGLEAQKTEAENLQIVQLVRSMRLTPQELTAMLAGGGIPGIAPMPADYEEQEDNADEE is encoded by the coding sequence ATGGCAATGAGTAAAATCGAAAGAATTGACAAGGAAATCCAAAAGACCCGTGAGAAAATCACGGAGTATCAGAACAGGCTGCGCGGACTGGAAGCACAGAAAACCGAAGCGGAAAATCTGCAAATCGTTCAGCTTGTGCGCTCTATGCGCCTTACCCCGCAGGAGCTTACCGCTATGCTTGCGGGCGGAGGTATTCCGGGCATTGCCCCTATGCCCGCAGACTATGAGGAACAGGAGGACAATGCAGATGAAGAATAA
- a CDS encoding recombinase family protein, producing MKAKKTDNGKITALYERLSRDDDLTGDSNSIINQKKLLEDYAREHGFTNCVHFTDDGWSGANFERPNWKRMIAGIESGEIGYVLVKDLSRVGRDYLQVGFYTEVMFKERGVRFIAIANGVDSDKRESSEFAPFLNIMNEWYVRDSSRKITSVLHARGMSGKHTNSHCIYGYKKDPNDKDHWIIDEEAAEVVRRIYRMALESKGPYEIARILALEKVERPSYYLAQRGVGKHQSNFNPAERYTWRGGTVADILSKPEYMGHTVNFRTYKESYKDKRSRMTPKEDLVIFKNTQEAIIDKETWERVQSLRKTIRRTDTIGAANPLTGLMFCADCGAKMYNHRGGAGLARDWAGRPNGRKRPERDEYNCSRYDLGNQHYNRYCTTHLIRTAVVNELLLEAIKEVCDYALNNEAAFMEQVCSASSERQVKAAKAIRQRKQRSEKRADELSRLIRKLYEDNVNGRLSDKLFEQMLHDFEAELESLTESVTQDEQELDRISRETVNAEKFLALVKKYTDFSELTPAMINEFVEKILVHQAEGKGASRTQEVEIFFNFVGKVEIPHEEIVLTEEEKAALAEQERRRAKKAEYNRRYMEKKRRQWREQREREQEQKPHKLPPVADEKGEKSA from the coding sequence ATGAAAGCAAAGAAAACGGACAACGGCAAGATAACCGCACTATACGAGCGTCTTTCCCGCGACGACGACCTCACAGGCGACAGCAACAGCATAATCAATCAAAAGAAACTGCTTGAAGATTATGCAAGGGAACATGGCTTTACGAATTGCGTCCACTTTACCGATGACGGCTGGTCTGGGGCAAACTTCGAGCGTCCGAACTGGAAACGCATGATTGCGGGAATTGAAAGCGGCGAAATCGGCTATGTACTGGTAAAGGATTTAAGTCGTGTCGGCAGAGATTATCTGCAAGTGGGATTTTACACAGAAGTCATGTTCAAGGAGCGGGGCGTCCGTTTTATTGCCATAGCAAACGGAGTTGACAGCGACAAGCGCGAAAGCAGCGAGTTTGCCCCGTTTTTGAATATTATGAACGAATGGTATGTGCGTGATAGCAGCCGAAAAATAACAAGCGTTCTCCACGCAAGAGGAATGTCCGGCAAGCATACAAACAGCCATTGTATTTATGGCTATAAGAAAGACCCTAATGACAAAGACCACTGGATTATCGACGAGGAAGCCGCCGAGGTAGTACGCCGGATTTACCGCATGGCGTTGGAGAGCAAAGGCCCGTATGAAATTGCCCGTATCCTTGCTTTGGAAAAGGTTGAAAGACCGTCCTATTATCTTGCACAGCGCGGCGTGGGGAAACATCAGTCTAATTTTAACCCCGCTGAACGGTACACATGGCGTGGCGGCACAGTTGCCGATATTCTATCCAAGCCGGAGTATATGGGGCATACAGTAAACTTCCGCACCTATAAAGAAAGCTACAAAGACAAACGCTCCAGAATGACACCCAAAGAGGATTTAGTCATTTTTAAAAATACGCAGGAAGCTATTATTGACAAGGAAACATGGGAGCGCGTCCAGAGCTTGCGGAAAACGATACGCCGGACGGACACCATAGGCGCGGCAAATCCTTTAACGGGCTTGATGTTTTGCGCGGATTGCGGGGCTAAGATGTATAACCACAGGGGCGGGGCTGGACTGGCGCGGGACTGGGCGGGGCGACCCAACGGCAGGAAGCGTCCAGAACGCGACGAGTACAACTGTTCTCGTTATGATTTAGGCAACCAGCACTATAATAGATACTGCACGACGCACCTTATCCGCACAGCCGTTGTAAATGAGCTTCTGCTTGAAGCTATCAAGGAAGTATGCGACTACGCGCTGAACAATGAAGCGGCATTTATGGAGCAGGTCTGCTCTGCTTCCAGCGAGCGGCAGGTGAAAGCGGCAAAGGCAATCCGGCAGAGAAAACAGCGCAGCGAGAAACGAGCCGACGAATTGAGCCGCTTAATCCGCAAGCTCTATGAGGACAATGTAAACGGCAGACTTTCTGATAAGCTCTTTGAACAAATGCTGCATGATTTTGAAGCGGAGTTAGAGAGTTTAACCGAGAGCGTTACCCAAGACGAGCAGGAGCTTGACCGTATAAGCCGGGAAACCGTCAACGCTGAAAAATTCCTTGCCCTTGTCAAAAAATATACGGATTTTTCCGAGCTTACCCCCGCCATGATAAATGAATTTGTTGAAAAAATCCTTGTCCACCAAGCCGAGGGAAAAGGGGCGAGCCGCACACAGGAGGTTGAGATTTTCTTTAACTTTGTCGGCAAGGTAGAAATCCCCCATGAGGAAATCGTACTGACAGAGGAAGAAAAAGCGGCATTGGCAGAGCAGGAACGGCGCAGAGCAAAAAAAGCCGAATACAACCGCCGCTATATGGAGAAAAAACGCAGACAATGGAGAGAACAGCGGGAACGGGAGCAGGAGCAAAAGCCCCATAAACTTCCCCCTGTCGCAGACGAGAAAGGAGAAAAGAGCGCATGA
- a CDS encoding DUF4366 domain-containing protein, with product MKNKILASLTVLCAALVLVGGFSVTAYAQTPTEETDDSGVIVETEPQPLTPEGNMTLVDDIDGDAAEDKQFIVVKSKGGNYFYIIVDRAAEGENSVHFLNQVDESDLMAIIGEEQTEQPPAVCNCTEKCKAGEVNTACPACSVNMDSCTGKEATPEEPAEQEQPQNGMGGLLIFLVVGLLGGGAALYYVKFMKPKQNVKGSTDLDEFDFDEYDEDEPEEADSADTEQEDEEE from the coding sequence ATGAAGAATAAAATCCTTGCAAGCCTTACCGTACTTTGCGCCGCCCTTGTCCTTGTGGGCGGCTTTTCCGTTACCGCCTATGCACAGACCCCGACGGAAGAAACCGACGACAGCGGCGTAATCGTGGAAACCGAGCCGCAGCCCTTGACCCCGGAGGGCAACATGACCCTTGTGGACGACATTGACGGGGACGCTGCCGAGGATAAGCAGTTTATCGTCGTGAAAAGCAAAGGTGGCAACTATTTTTACATTATCGTTGACCGGGCAGCCGAGGGGGAAAATTCCGTCCACTTCCTAAATCAAGTAGACGAAAGCGACCTTATGGCGATTATCGGGGAGGAACAGACCGAACAACCCCCGGCTGTCTGCAACTGTACCGAGAAATGCAAGGCGGGCGAAGTAAACACCGCCTGCCCCGCCTGCTCTGTCAACATGGATAGCTGCACAGGCAAGGAAGCCACGCCGGAGGAACCCGCCGAGCAGGAGCAGCCCCAGAACGGCATGGGCGGGCTTTTGATTTTCCTTGTCGTGGGCTTGCTTGGCGGCGGCGCAGCCCTCTACTACGTTAAGTTTATGAAACCGAAACAGAACGTGAAAGGCAGCACCGACCTTGACGAGTTCGATTTTGACGAATACGACGAGGACGAGCCGGAAGAAGCTGACAGCGCAGACACCGAACAGGAGGACGAGGAAGAATGA